A single genomic interval of Plantibacter sp. Leaf314 harbors:
- a CDS encoding class II fructose-bisphosphate aldolase — protein MTTAIDFTTLLGHASTSNAGIAACNVVLLEHAEAIVAGAEEAGLPVILQISENCVRYHGSLAPITLASLAIARAATVPVLVHLDHVESAELIREGVELGVDSVMFDASTLPYEDNVRATKEMVDFCHERGVAVEAELGEVGGKDGVHAPGARTVPAEATAFVAATGVDALAVAVGTSHAMTSREAAVDHDLIRRLRESVAVPLVLHGSSGLPDDELRAAVRSGMTKINLSTHLNGLFTRAVRGVLDERPELVDPRTYVRAGRQAVADETARILRLLATD, from the coding sequence ATGACCACCGCCATCGACTTCACCACCCTCCTCGGCCACGCATCGACGTCGAACGCGGGGATCGCCGCGTGCAACGTCGTCCTGCTCGAGCACGCCGAGGCCATCGTCGCCGGTGCCGAGGAAGCGGGACTGCCGGTCATCCTGCAGATCAGCGAGAACTGCGTGCGGTACCACGGCTCGCTCGCCCCCATCACGCTCGCCTCGCTGGCCATCGCCCGGGCGGCGACCGTGCCGGTCCTCGTGCACCTCGACCACGTCGAGTCGGCGGAGCTCATCCGCGAAGGGGTCGAGCTCGGGGTCGACAGCGTCATGTTCGATGCCTCGACCCTCCCCTACGAGGACAACGTGCGCGCCACCAAGGAGATGGTCGACTTCTGCCACGAGCGTGGCGTCGCCGTCGAGGCCGAGCTCGGTGAGGTGGGCGGGAAGGACGGTGTCCACGCGCCAGGAGCCCGCACCGTGCCTGCCGAGGCGACCGCGTTCGTGGCCGCGACCGGCGTCGACGCACTCGCCGTGGCCGTCGGGACCTCGCACGCCATGACGAGCCGAGAAGCGGCCGTCGACCACGACCTCATCCGACGACTCCGTGAGTCGGTCGCCGTACCGCTCGTCCTGCACGGATCCTCCGGCCTCCCTGATGACGAGCTCCGCGCGGCCGTCCGGTCGGGGATGACGAAGATCAATCTGTCCACGCACCTGAACGGCCTGTTCACCCGGGCCGTCCGGGGTGTCCTCGACGAACGCCCCGAGCTGGTCGACCCCCGCACCTACGTCCGCGCCGGTCGACAGGCGGTCGCGGACGAGACCGCTCGGATCCTGCGCCTCCTCGCGACCGACTGA
- a CDS encoding 1-phosphofructokinase family hexose kinase — MTTPSLDGGQVVIVTPNPAVDITYEVAEQQIGVTQRVGSIVRRAGGKGVNVARVLAMLGIPTVQVLPLGGSSGSWLRTALESDGLATRVVSLADETRSTVAVVDGHHHPTLFAEAGPAVTPEEWAAVTTELAIAVQGASMLVLSGSLPPNTPDTVVASILRVGVDAGVPVVVDVSGPALLAAARAGATILKPNLEEALEATGTSTLTAARAALLALGAGTVVISRGADGLTAGDAAGEYEVPAVPGVRGNPTGAGDAATAGLVAALLAGDTLPEALRTAAAAGAAAVLEPVAGSIDLDAFRSFIAPNIRSTTGPSAVPTPSSTTPSESAADHPGVTP, encoded by the coding sequence ATGACCACGCCGAGCCTCGACGGCGGCCAGGTCGTCATCGTGACGCCGAACCCCGCCGTGGACATCACCTACGAGGTCGCCGAGCAGCAGATCGGCGTGACGCAGCGCGTCGGTTCCATCGTCCGACGCGCCGGCGGGAAAGGCGTCAACGTCGCCCGCGTCCTCGCGATGTTGGGCATCCCCACCGTGCAGGTACTCCCCCTCGGCGGCTCCTCCGGCTCGTGGCTCCGGACCGCCCTCGAGTCGGACGGACTCGCCACCCGCGTGGTCTCCCTCGCCGACGAGACGCGTTCGACGGTCGCGGTGGTCGACGGCCACCACCACCCCACCCTGTTCGCGGAGGCCGGGCCGGCGGTGACGCCCGAGGAATGGGCCGCGGTGACGACCGAACTCGCGATCGCGGTCCAGGGCGCGAGCATGCTCGTCCTCTCCGGCTCCCTGCCGCCGAACACCCCCGACACCGTCGTCGCCTCCATCCTGCGAGTGGGCGTCGACGCGGGTGTCCCGGTCGTCGTCGACGTCAGCGGGCCGGCGTTGCTCGCCGCCGCGAGAGCCGGGGCGACGATCCTCAAACCCAACCTCGAAGAGGCCCTTGAGGCGACCGGTACCTCCACGCTCACCGCCGCCCGTGCAGCCCTCCTCGCGCTCGGCGCCGGCACCGTGGTCATCTCGCGCGGCGCCGACGGACTCACCGCCGGAGACGCGGCGGGCGAGTACGAGGTGCCGGCCGTCCCCGGCGTGCGCGGCAACCCGACCGGGGCCGGCGATGCCGCGACCGCCGGACTCGTCGCAGCCCTCCTCGCCGGAGACACCCTCCCCGAGGCGCTGCGGACTGCCGCCGCCGCCGGAGCAGCGGCCGTGCTGGAGCCCGTCGCCGGATCGATCGACCTCGACGCGTTCCGCAGCTTCATCGCCCCAAACATCCGTTCCACCACCGGACCATCCGCGGTGCCGACACCGTCGTCCACCACACCGTCCGAATCCGCCGCAGATCACCCGGGAGTGACCCCATGA
- a CDS encoding ROK family protein yields MTAGAVLGVDVGGTGVKAALTTADGTVLGRWREATPVDDPSGSRTRDVVLRLVETAHAVSPPVAVGVVVPGVVDEEQGVCIHAVNLGWRDLAFPELLRPSLDVPLAFGQDVRAGALAEAVSLATAGIHGTIAFVPVGTGLASALVIGGVPFAGGGWAGEIGQRVIQDGPHRGLRVEELASAGGIARRAGTRDAKTVADAAARGEAPAVAIWNDAIGALAEALAGITVVAAPAAIVVGGGLALAGPALFEPLERALRERLSIVRVPAILPARHGDEAATVGAGILARRLVTAR; encoded by the coding sequence GTGACCGCCGGAGCGGTCCTCGGGGTCGACGTCGGCGGGACGGGCGTCAAAGCCGCACTGACGACGGCCGACGGCACGGTCCTCGGGCGCTGGCGCGAGGCGACCCCGGTCGACGACCCGTCCGGCAGCCGGACGAGGGACGTCGTCCTCCGCCTCGTCGAGACCGCGCACGCCGTCTCGCCACCGGTCGCGGTCGGCGTGGTCGTCCCCGGCGTGGTCGACGAGGAACAGGGCGTCTGCATCCACGCCGTCAACCTGGGCTGGCGCGACCTGGCCTTCCCGGAACTGCTCCGCCCCTCGCTCGACGTCCCGCTCGCATTCGGTCAGGACGTCCGCGCCGGCGCCCTCGCCGAGGCGGTGTCCCTGGCCACGGCGGGGATCCACGGCACCATCGCGTTCGTCCCCGTCGGCACCGGCCTGGCCTCGGCGCTCGTCATCGGGGGCGTCCCCTTCGCCGGGGGCGGCTGGGCGGGCGAGATCGGGCAGCGCGTGATCCAGGACGGACCGCACCGCGGACTCCGCGTCGAGGAGCTCGCGTCGGCCGGCGGTATCGCGAGGCGCGCCGGCACCCGTGACGCCAAGACCGTCGCCGATGCGGCCGCTCGTGGTGAGGCTCCGGCCGTCGCGATCTGGAACGACGCGATCGGCGCGCTCGCGGAGGCCTTGGCGGGCATCACCGTCGTCGCCGCACCGGCCGCCATCGTCGTCGGCGGCGGACTCGCCCTCGCCGGCCCAGCCCTCTTCGAACCACTCGAACGCGCCCTGCGGGAACGGCTCTCGATCGTGCGTGTGCCGGCGATCCTGCCCGCCCGTCACGGCGACGAGGCAGCAACGGTCGGTGCGGGCATCCTCGCCCGACGTCTGGTCACGGCACGATGA